A single Lactuca sativa cultivar Salinas chromosome 8, Lsat_Salinas_v11, whole genome shotgun sequence DNA region contains:
- the LOC111904530 gene encoding receptor-like protein EIX2, with amino-acid sequence MGNWRGLGFHLIFVCVFLFAATYSCLGVGNVSVICSEQERVALLKFKQSVEDPFGMLSSWVGNECCMWERIQCDGVTGNVQRLHLKGDDYCLLVGKKVSSSLAELRHLKYLELSQNYFQRSRIPEFIGSLKHLSYLNLSYAGFEGIIPPHIGNLSNLKVLDLSSNYYENFLKADDMAWAFSLSSLELLYLSAVDLSGAQNWDMMLHMIPSLKELSLSHCRLSNVSLGPFLNSSRILPNIKHLDLGYNSFKGPLPFLLQNMTFLEFLDLSWFDLSLGSNFAKLLSMIPSLSELHLSDCGLHNTHLSSPHLNYSTLSNIQHLDLSNNPLGGIFPSVLTNMSSLEVLDLSDTMLNSSLPIMPKLLELHLSSNKFKQIEDVGVWRQCHLKQLSVTDNEFAMEMIDTPKNASECSIYALEFLELSRSLNGRIPETLGGLANLRDLDLSYNKLTGSIPESLGRLRFLQVLDLSENQLNGSIPESLGKLASLTDLDLGSNLLDGTIPVSIGQLAKLRHLYISKNSLEGAVTEAHFANLSVLKELVASSNTKLTFNVSRGWIPPFQLISLSLSSCNIGNGFPQWLRHQRKLWRLELSNATLSGPLPTWLRKMPIIPNLDLSHNKLSGSLKNLPNAKNDDVNWYIPVLLLEYNLFSGSIPRSLCRRTDLEVLDLSRNMLSGKIPNCMGNLQGLAIMSISSNQLSGAIPSSIALISSLFWLNLNKNNFTGEVPPELGNLQGLGVLDLGDNKLYGNIPNWIGKKLTSLVVLSLHKNNFTGRIPPSLCKSSNLQILDLAYNNLTRTIPPCVGNLNGMVVSHSIYEHFLDIDDDKNVIQVMKGVDLEYTTTWEIVYNMDLSSNKLVGEIPVELTALSMLVGLNLSNNHLRGGIPESIGKMMKLETLDFSKNELSGRIPSSMAALNFLSHLNLSHNNLSGQIPTGNQLQTLIDDPSIYAGNKGLCGPPLPNSCSNHQDPTTTTSKKKHKAADEKMEVWLFYVDIMSGFGTGFWGVIGVLMFKKQWRHKLFMFAEETMDKIYVAVVVRVAKFKRGRE; translated from the coding sequence ATGGGGAATTGGAGGGGTTTGGGTTTCCATCTCATTTTCGTATGTGTGTTTTTGTTTGCAGCCACATATTCTTGTTTGGGGGTTGGAAATGTTAGTGTCATTTGCTCTGAGCAAGAGCGAGTTGCTCTCCTCAAGTTCAAACAGAGTGTTGAAGATCCTTTTGGAATGTTGTCATCATGGGTTGGAAATGAGTGTTGCATGTGGGAACGAATCCAGTGTGATGGTGTCACTGGAAATGTTCAACGCCTTCATCTCAAAGGAGATGACTATTGCCTCTTAGTCGGTAAAAAGGTGAGCTCTTCTTTGGCAGAGTTGAGGCATCTCAAATACCTCGAATTGAGTCAGAATTATTTCCAAAGAAGTCGGATCCCTGAGTTTATTGGATCCTTGAAACACCTGAGTTACCTGAATCTCTCTTATGCTGGTTTTGAAGGTATCATTCCTCCTCACATTGGAAATCTTTCTAATTTAAAGGTTCTTGATCTCAGTTCAAACTATTATGAAAACTTTCTGAAGGCAGATGATATGGCGTGGGCTTTTAGCCTTTCGTCACTCGAGCTTCTCTACTTGAGTGCagtggatcttagtggagcaCAAAACTGGGACATGATGCTTCACATGATTCCCTCCTTAAAAGAGTTAAGTTTGTCACATTGTAGACTTTCCAATGTTTCTCTTGGTCCTTTTCTTAATTCCAGTAGAATACTTCCTAATATAAAACACCTCGATCTTGGCTACAATTCTTTCAAAGGTCCACTCCCCTTCCTTCTTCAAAACATGACATTTCTAGAATTCCTGGATCTTTCATGGTTTGATCTTAGTTTGGGATCAAACTTTGCAAAATTGCTAAGCATGATCCCTTCTTTGTCAGAGCTGCATTTGTCAGATTGTGGGCTCCATAACACGCATCTATCTTCTCCACATCTTAATTACAGTACACTTTCTAACATCCAGCACCTCGATCTTAGCAATAATCCACTTGGAGGTATATTTCCATCTGTATTGACAAACATGAGCTCCCTAGAAGTCCTTGACCTTTCAGATACCATGCTGAATTCATCGCTTCCTATTATGCCTAAACTTCTAGAGCTTCATCTTTCTTCTAACAAGTTTAAGCAGATTGAGGATGTTGGAGTCTGGAGACAGTGCCACCTGAAACAATTAAGTGTAACAGATAATGAGTTTGCTATGGAAATGATTGACACACCAAAAAATGCATCAGAGTGCTCCATATATGCTTTGGAGTTTCTGGAATTAAGTCGGAGTTTAAATGGTAGAATTCCAGAAACACTTGGAGGACTGGCAAACTTAAGAGACCTTGATCTATCATACAACAAACTGACTGGTTCAATCCCTGAATCTCTAGGAAGATTAAGATTTTTACAAGTACTTGATCTATCTGAAAACCAATTGAATGGTTCAATTCCAGAATCCCTTGGAAAATTAGCATCTTTAACAGATTTGGATCTAGGATCTAATTTATTAGACGGGACTATTCCAGTTTCGATTGGGCAACTTGCCAAACTCCGTCATCTCTATATCTCTAAGAATTCTTTAGAAGGAGCGGTTACCGAAGCCCATTTTGCTAATCTTTCAGTGTTGAAGGAATTGGTTGCTTCTTCTAACACTAAGCTGACATTCAATGTTTCACGTGGGTGGATACCTCCATTCCAGTTGATATCTCTTAGTCTCAGCTCTTGCAATATCGGGAATGGATTTCCGCAGTGGCTTCGACATCAGAGGAAACTTTGGAGGTTAGAGTTGTCCAATGCTACACTTTCGGGGCCGCTGCCCACATGGCTGCGGAAGATGCCCATCATTCCTAATTTAGATCTCTCTCACAACAAACTCAGCGGATCTTTGAAAAACCTTCCTAATGCGAAAAATGATGATGTAAATTGGTATATACCTGTATTGCTTCTGGAATATAACCTTTTCAGTGGGTCAATTCCAAGGTCATTATGCAGAAGAACAGATTTGGAAGTGCTTGATCTTTCAAGAAACATGTTAAGTGGGAAAATTCCCAACTGTATGGGGAATCTGCAGGGTTTGGCTATCATGAGTATAAGCTCAAATCAGCTCTCTGGTGCCATTCCTAGCTCAATTGCTCTTATTTCATCATTATTTTGGTTAAATTTGAACAAAAATAACTTTACTGGTGAAGTTCCTCCAGAATTAGGGAATCTACAAGGTTTGGGAGTCTTAGATTTGGGTGACAATAAATTATATGGAAATATACCCAATTGGATAGGGAAAAAACTTACATCTTTGGTAGTTTTGAGTTTACACAAAAACAACTTCACTGGTAGAATTCCTCCATCTCTTTGCAAAAGTTCAAATCTTCAAATTTTGGATCTTGCATACAACAACTTAACCAGAACCATCCCTCCGTGTGTAGGAAACTTAAATGGCATGGTTGTGAGTCACTCGATATATGAGCATTTTTTAGATATCGATGATGATAAGAATGTGATTCAGGTCATGAAAGGTGTTGATCTTGAATATACAACAACTTGGGAAATAGTTTATAACATGGACCTTTCAAGCAATAAACTTGTGGGAGAAATACCTGTTGAGCTCACTGCACTTTCCATGTTGGTGGGTCTGAATCTGTCTAATAATCATCTGAGAGGGGGTATTCCAGAGAGCATTGGAAAGATGATGAAGTTGGAAACTCTTGATTTCTCAAAAAACGAGTTGAGCGGAAGGATCCCTTCAAGCATGGCAGCTCTGAactttttgagccatttgaatCTGTCACACAACAATTTGTCGGGTCAAATTCCAACAGGAAATCAACTGCAGACGCTTATTGATGATCCATCAATTTATGCTGGGAACAAAGGTCTATGTGGACCTCCACTGCCAAATAGTTGCTCAAATCATCAagatccaacaacaacaacaagcaaGAAGAAACACAAAGCAGCTGATGAGAAGATGGAGGTATGGTTGTTTTATGTGGATATAATGAGTGGTTTTGGAACAGGGTTTTGGGGTGTTATTGGAGTTCTGATGTTCAAGAAGCAGTGGAGACACAAACTTTTCATGTTTGCTGAGGAAACCATGGATAAGATATACGTTGCAGTTGTGGTAAGAGTTGCCAAGTTCAAGAGAGGAAGAGAATAG